The following coding sequences lie in one Rutidosis leptorrhynchoides isolate AG116_Rl617_1_P2 chromosome 6, CSIRO_AGI_Rlap_v1, whole genome shotgun sequence genomic window:
- the LOC139855208 gene encoding uncharacterized protein — MLSLRICKVVPSLVGKEQSAFLGGRYILDGALVANEVVEDLKRNKKHGLIFKVDFEKAFDSINWDYLLEVMKCMGFGTKWCKWISSCLKSATISILINGSPTSEFNLKRSVRQGDPLSPFLFIIAAEGLNILTKKAVERGMYKGVEVGKDKVVISHLQYADDTIFFGEWSRRNARNLMYLLECFERASGLKVNYNKSQLFGIGISNDNVEALASWCSCLAGRLPFMYLGIPVGNKMKKLNDWSPVIEKFNKRFKTETNTLWVAVIRSIYGSNGGLVLGNGLVRKPNASLWNSICVAGNHVDGLGISFSKSFIRLLGDGKSTSFWNDIWVGNASLKDKFKRLYRLEIDKDINISNKTEEFKGDGLGNWAYPPMGRTNSELTELRDTVRNLQLIEDKKDCWSWNLNSKGTYMVKDCSVLVDKVILPRAVNSIESLRNGLVPKKVEVFIWRARLGRIPVRFELDKRGIDLNSVRCPICDGDIETVEHILFSCQMAKDIWAKVLKWWGYNSALFGYEDIFNGTFGYEAHDHKRNQWQAVCWVVCYIIWKNRNAKVFKNKLETVPSLFSEVQVLSYDWISRRCKGHIMDWLQWFSQP, encoded by the exons ATGTTGTCTTTGAGAATTTGTAAAGTGGTACCTAGTCTTGTAGGGAAGGAACAGAGTGCGTTTCTTGGGGGTAGATATATTCTAGACGGTGCGTTAGTTGCAAATGAAGTGGTCGAAGATCTTAAACGAAACAAAAAGCACGGCCTAATTTTTAAGGTAGACTTCGAGAAAGCCTTTGATTCGATTAATTGGGATTATCTTCTTGAAGTGATGAAATGTATGGGGTTCGGTACCAAATGGTGTAAGTGGATTTCCTCGTGTCTTAAATCGGCTACAATCTCCATTCTCATAAACGGGTCTCCGACAAGTGAGTTTAATCTTAAAAGGAGCGTTCGCCAAGGTGATCCCTTATCACCTTTCCTTTTTATTATTGCAGCGGAGGGACTTAATATCCTAACGAAAAAGGCGGTTGAGAGAGGGATGTATAAAGGGGTGGAGGTGGGTAAAGATAAAGTCGTCATTTCTcatttgcaatatgcggatgatacgattTTTTTTGGCGAATGGAGTAGACGTAATGCGCGAAATTTAATGTACTTGTTGGAATGTTTTGAACGGGCTTCGGGGTTGAAGGTTAACTATAATAAAAGTCAATTATTTGGGATAGGCATTAGTAATGATAACGTGGAAGCTCTTGCGTCTTGGTGTTCATGTCTTGCAGGTCGGTTGCCTTTCATGTATTTGGGTATTCCCGTGGGTAATAAGATGAAGAAATTGAATGATTGGTCCCCGGTGATCGAGAAATTTAACAAGAG gtttaaaaccgaaactaacACTTTGTGGGTCGCCGTAATTCGTAGCATTTATGGTTCTAATGGAGGTCTTGTGCTTGGAAACGGGCTTGTCCGAAAACCAAACGCTAGCCTTTGGAATTCTATTTGTGTTGCAGGAAATCATGTGGACGGGTTAGGGATTTCTTTCTCTAAGTCTTTCATACGCTTGCTCGGGGACGGGAAAAGCACCTCTTTTTGGAATGACATTTGGGTGGGGAACGCAAGCCTCAAagacaaattcaaaagattatacaGGCTCGAGATTGACAAAGATATCAACATCAGTAACAAAACCGAAGAATTTAAGGGAGATGGGCTCGGCAATTGGGCCTATCCACCTATGGGACGAACGAATAGTGAACTAACTGAATTGCGAGATACTGTTCGGAACTTGCAGCTGATCGAAGATAAAAAAGACTGTTGGAGCTGGAATCTCAATTCGAAGGGAACATATATGGTCAAGGACTGTTCGGTTCTAGTGGACAAAGTCATCCTACCACGTGCGGTTAATTCAATTGAGTCGTTGCGAAATGGTTTGGTTCCAAAAAAAGTAGAGGTGTTTATTTGGCGGGCGAGATTAGGTCGTATACCGGTAAGGTTCGAGTTAGATAAACGGGGCATCGATTTGAACAGCGTGAGATGTCCGATTTGTGATGGTGACATTGAGACGGTGGAACATATACTTTTTTCTTGTCAAATGGCCAAAGACATATGGGCGAAAGTCCTTAAATGGTGGGGGTATAATTCGGCTTTATTCGGGTATGAGGATATTTTTAATGGTACCTTCGGCTACGAAGCACATGATCACAAAAGGAACCAATGGCAAGCGGTTTGTTGGGTGGTTTGTTACATTATATGGAAGAATCGAAATGCAAAGGTGTTCAAGAATAAGCTCGAGACGGTCCCATCTTTATTTAGCGAGGTTCAAGTTCTTTCATACGATTGGATTTCACGACGTTGCAAGGGTCATATTATGGATTGGCTTCAATGGTTCTCACAACCTTAG